Proteins from a genomic interval of Dehalococcoidales bacterium:
- the hisS gene encoding histidine--tRNA ligase translates to MYKAPRGTSDILPREQAYWRHIEQKAARICQLYGYERIDTPTFEDAGLFSRSVGEGTDIVEKEMYLFDDRGGNKLTLIPEGTASICRAYIEHGMHNLPQPVKLYYLTSIFRYERPQAGRYRQHHQFGYETIGNDDPSLDAEVIDMAWQFFRSLDIPRLSLSINSIGCKKCRPSFLAALKDYYGKHADRLCADCQVRLIKNPLRLLDCKETTCQPIANAAPRNVDHLCPQCAEHFNHLKRYLDLLAIPFSVNHRLVRGLDYYTRTVFEIQPEEEGAQSTIGGGGRYDDLIETLGGKPTPALGFATGIERIIANLKKFDIPVPPLPGPQVFIAYLGDEAKDKAVKLAGELRQAGICVLETTGSKSLKAQLRQANTIGVRHTIIIGDREIESGTVILKDMTGTPERAIPLHQLAEILK, encoded by the coding sequence TTGTACAAAGCACCACGCGGCACTTCAGACATTTTACCACGGGAACAGGCTTACTGGCGTCATATTGAGCAAAAGGCAGCTCGTATTTGCCAGCTCTACGGCTATGAGCGCATTGACACGCCGACTTTTGAGGATGCCGGATTGTTCAGTCGCAGCGTCGGGGAGGGGACCGATATCGTCGAAAAAGAAATGTACCTCTTCGACGACCGGGGAGGCAACAAGCTAACCCTGATACCGGAAGGCACCGCCTCAATATGCCGCGCCTATATCGAACACGGCATGCACAATTTACCCCAGCCGGTGAAGCTTTATTACCTGACCTCCATTTTCCGGTACGAAAGGCCGCAGGCAGGCCGGTACCGGCAACACCACCAGTTTGGCTATGAGACTATTGGCAATGATGACCCCTCTCTCGATGCGGAAGTTATTGACATGGCCTGGCAATTCTTCCGTTCACTGGATATTCCCCGTCTGTCACTCAGTATTAACAGCATCGGCTGCAAGAAATGCCGGCCATCCTTTCTCGCCGCCCTGAAAGACTACTACGGCAAACACGCTGACAGACTTTGCGCGGACTGCCAGGTCAGGCTGATAAAAAATCCCTTGCGCCTGTTAGACTGCAAGGAAACCACCTGCCAGCCAATCGCCAATGCCGCCCCCAGGAATGTAGACCACCTTTGCCCGCAATGCGCCGAGCACTTCAACCATCTGAAGAGATACCTGGACCTGCTGGCGATTCCTTTTTCAGTGAACCACCGCCTGGTGCGCGGACTGGACTATTACACCAGGACGGTTTTTGAGATTCAGCCGGAAGAGGAAGGTGCCCAGAGCACAATCGGTGGGGGGGGGCGCTATGATGACCTGATTGAAACACTGGGCGGTAAACCAACTCCGGCTCTCGGCTTTGCTACCGGCATCGAGCGCATAATAGCCAACCTCAAAAAATTCGATATTCCCGTCCCCCCGCTACCCGGCCCGCAGGTCTTCATCGCTTATCTGGGCGATGAAGCCAAAGATAAAGCGGTAAAGCTGGCGGGTGAGCTAAGGCAAGCCGGTATCTGCGTACTCGAGACCACCGGCAGCAAGAGCCTGAAAGCCCAGTTGCGCCAGGCAAATACCATCGGTGTCCGGCACACGATTATTATCGGTGACCGGGAGATAGAATCAGGCACCGTGATACTGAAAGACATGACCGGCACCCCGGAGAGGGCTATCCCGCTCCATCAGCTGGCGGAAATCCTGAAGTAG